TTCTCTTAAGAAACATCACCCCAAGACCTCAATGGAAGTTATTATTGTTGATAATGCGTCAACTGATGAAACTGCAACAGTTCTTACACCATTGGGAGAGGGACTATTCCCTGGGGCATTCCAGCACATCCGTTTTCCTGAAAACAGAAATTTTGGCCCTGCCTGTAATGAGGGTGCTCAGCAGGCTCGTGGCGAATATCTCTTTTTGCTCAACAACGATACAGAAGTGACGGAAGGGTGGGTTGACCCTCTTGAGCAGGCCATAGCCTCTGACGACTATGCTGCTGTTGGCCCTCTTCTTCTGTATCCCGGCTCCCTGTGCGTTCCGAGAAATAGAGTGCAACACTTGGGCGTTGCCTCAAATCCACGCCAGCAAGTTCTTCACGCATATGAGTTTTTTCCTGTTGAGCATCCCGTTGTTGCCAGAAAGCGCAAGCTTCAGTGCATCACTGGTGCTGCACTTTTTATGCGCCGTCAGGTCTTTTCTGAGCTGGGCATGTTCTACCCCAAATATAAAAATGGATTCGAGGATGTTGATCTCTGCCTGACTCTGCGAGAAAAGCACCTCAAGTGCCAATGTGTCCCGAGAAGCGTGGTGTACCATCGGCAGGGGCAAACTCTGGGGCGCTATGCAAATGACACTGCAAATGCAGAACTCCTCTCGACGCGATTTCAGCGGTATTTTGAGCCTGACTACCATCGTTTTTTATTTCAGGATGGCTATGAGTTGCAGGCCGATGCGTTTTTGGATTTTCGTGCTCAGCCCCATGCTTCGCGCATGGCGGAATTGAGGAAGAGGATGGCAGAACAGAACGATCTGGACGCCTGTCGTGCGTTGATCCTTGAGGAACCTTTGTTTGAACCTGCATACCGTCGTTTTATTGAGTTGAGCGAGAATGCGGAGAGTGCTGTTCAGTGCGCCTATCTGGGGCACAGATTTTTTGGCGGTCCGTGGTGGGCAGTAAAGTTGTTTCAGATTGGACGAGCGATCGAAAACCAGATGCTTATGCAAACAGCGCAAGGTTCGCTTTTGCGTTATGAGAGGCAGGGAATAGAGACCATGATACCGATTGCGCAAAAGGGCGCGAGAGACGCAAGCAGGAGCGGAAATAATTTTTTGTCTACTCTGTACCTGGACTGGATGAAGCGATTTGCAAGGAGATAAAAAAAGGCACCCCGGAGGGTGCCTTTTTTTATTGCAGTCGTTCGAGTGGGTCTGTGGCGGAGCTTGCTGCAAAGAAAAATTCTTTGTCGAATGGGCCAAAATGCCCTTCGTCGCCAACGAGTTCAAAAAAGTGGAGGCGGGTGTATCGCTTGCAGCGTTTGGGATCGACTTTAAACTTCACATAGAAATCAAATTTCGGCATGGAGTGGCGGGACTCGGTCAGGTCAATGACCCGATCGTCAAATTCGCACCATGCGTGTGCTTCCCACTGCTCTTCTTTCCATATCCAGCCGTGGACGACCTCGACTCGAGTGTTTTCACTTGCGGCCTCAAGGCAGCTTTCAAAAGATGTTGGCTTTCTATCAAACATGTTCTGTGGTCTCCGTTTGCTTCGTGGCAAATTCTTTGGCGCCAAGCAGGGCCGCACCAAGGGCGTTGCCTACTTCATAATGTTCCGGGAAACTGATTTCTGTCGAGAGGTGTTGTGCGACAGGGGGAAGAAGTTTTTCTGCTGCCGCCCCAATGCCAACGAGTGGTATGGTGAGCGCCGCGTCAAAGTGAACAAGCGACATGCCGTCTTTTCGCGAGAGAAAGTCGACCATGTTCCCGCCGATTTCTTTGCGTACAACGTGCTCAAGTATTGCTGTCTCGATTTTGTGCCGAGTCATTTCGAGCACCTTTTCGGAAAGGCTGCGCGCATCAAGGCCAAGCTGCTTTGCCAGCGCTTCTGCGCCTTGCGTTGAGGTTGTGGCATTTCCGATATGAAGTTCACCCAGAACGTGGAGGGCGTCTGTTGGTGTAAAGCCGATTTCGGCGACTTTTTGCTCGCGCACGAGGTGCCCAAGGCGTTCTTCCAGCGCTATGTTGCCAATGCCTGTCCGAGACATCAGTTCGCCATACGGCGTTGGGCCATTTTCTTTCAGGCACTGGAGTACGTTGTCATTCTCGAGGTCTTCGTCTCGGCAGAAGCGGTCAAGTGTGATGAGACGAGTATAGTCGTCAACGCCGAGCCAGCTTGTTGGATCGGGAATTTCTCCCGCCA
This sequence is a window from Desulfobaculum bizertense DSM 18034. Protein-coding genes within it:
- a CDS encoding glycosyltransferase family 2 protein, translated to MNSPRLSVVIPVHNNFLLTKACLFSLKKHHPKTSMEVIIVDNASTDETATVLTPLGEGLFPGAFQHIRFPENRNFGPACNEGAQQARGEYLFLLNNDTEVTEGWVDPLEQAIASDDYAAVGPLLLYPGSLCVPRNRVQHLGVASNPRQQVLHAYEFFPVEHPVVARKRKLQCITGAALFMRRQVFSELGMFYPKYKNGFEDVDLCLTLREKHLKCQCVPRSVVYHRQGQTLGRYANDTANAELLSTRFQRYFEPDYHRFLFQDGYELQADAFLDFRAQPHASRMAELRKRMAEQNDLDACRALILEEPLFEPAYRRFIELSENAESAVQCAYLGHRFFGGPWWAVKLFQIGRAIENQMLMQTAQGSLLRYERQGIETMIPIAQKGARDASRSGNNFLSTLYLDWMKRFARR